The Pseudomonas sp. Marseille-Q3773 DNA window GGCCAGGGCGCTGGCCTTGAGCATCAGGATCACTTCGTTGCTGTACGCCGGCAGGCCGATGCGCGCGGCGCGCGGCAGCATGATGTAGAACAGTGTCTTGCCACGCGACATGCCCAGCGCCCGTGCCGCCTCGATCTCACTCTTGGGGATCGACTGCAGCGCGCCGCGCAGGATCTCGGCGATGTAGGCGGCGGTGTGCAGGGTCATGGTCAGCACCGTGCACCAGAACGGATCGCGCAGGTAAGGCCACAGCGAACTCGAACGCACCACGTCGAATTGCGCCAGGCCGTAGTAGACCAGGAACAGCTGCACCAGCAGCGGCGTACCGCGGAAGAAGAAGATGTAGCTGAACGGCACGGCGCGCACATACCAGTGGCGCGAGGAGCGGGCGATGCCCAGCGGGATGGCCAGGATCAGCCCGGCCACCACGGCGATGGCTACCAGCTCCAGGGTCAGGGTGGCACCCTGGGCCAGGCGCGGCAGCCATTTGATGATCACTTCCCAATTCATTACACGGCCCTCGCAAAGCCGCGAGCGGCGCGTTTTTCCATGAAGTGCATGCCGGTCATGGCGATGATGGTCAGGCTCAGGTAGATGCAGGCCGCGACCATGTAGAAGGTGAACGGCTCTTTGGTCACGGTCACGCCGATTTGCGCGTGGCGCATGATTTCTTCCAGGCCGATCACCGACACTAGGGCGGTGTCCTTCATCAGGATCATGAACAGGTTGCCCAGGCCGGGCAGGGCGATACGCCACATCTGCGGCAGGATGATCCGCGACAGGATGCGGCCCTTGGACAGGCCCAGCGCCAGGCCGGCTTCGCGGTGGCCCTTGGGGATCGCCAGGATCGCGCCACGGAACACTTCGGTGGCGTAGGCGCCGAAGCACAGGCCCAGGGCAATCACGCCCGCGGCGAAGGCGCTGAGTTCCAGGCCCGGCATGTTCAGGGCTTCACCGAGGGCATTCATCAAGCCGACGGTGCCGAAATAGATAAGCAGGACCCACAGCAGTTCGGGCACGCCGCGCACCAGGGTCGAATAGAAGCCGCCAAGCCATTGCAGAGGCTTGACCGAGGAAGTCTTGGCCAGGGCGCCGAGCAGGCCCAAAACCAGGCCCAGCAGCAAGGCGCAAAGCGCCAGTTTTACGGTCATCAGGGTGCCGGCCATCATGGCCGGACCGAATCCGTGCAGGTCAATATTCATGGGCAGGTCATTCTAGGGACTGGCGCGCCGCAAGGGCGCGCCAGTCTGGGCGGGTCATTCGATGCTGAACGGGAAGTACTTGTCGTTGATCTTCTTGTACGTTCCGTCGGCCTTGATTTCTGCCAAGGCCTTGTTCAGGTCGTCGCGCAGCTTGGTGTCACCCTTGCGCACGGCAATACCGATCTTGTCGCTGTCCATCACCGGCTCGCCCTTGAACTCGAAGTTCATGCCGTCCTTGCTCTTGAGCCACTCGTACTGCACGTACTTGTCGGCCAGGATGCCGTCGATGCGGCCGGAGACCAGGTCGAGGTAGGCGTTTTCCTGGGTATCGTACAGCTTGATCTCTACGTCATCGCCGTAGTTGTCTTCCAGCCAGGTGCCGGCCAGGGTGGCGCGCTGGGTGCCGATCACCTTGCCCTTGAGCGAGGCCTTGTCGGTCTTGAAGTCGACGTTCTTCGGCGCGATGAACTGCAGCTTGTTGGAGTAGTACGGGTCGGTGAAGTCCACTGCCTGCTTGCGCTCGTCAGTGATCGACAGCGACGACACCAGGAAGTCGAACTTCTTGGCATTCAGCGCCGGGATGATGCCGTCCCAGTCCGAGGTGACGACCGAGCATTCGACTTTCATCTTGGCGCACAGCGCGTCGCCGATGTCCTTGTCGAAGCCGACCACGTTACCGCTGGCATCCTTGTTGTTGAACGGTGGATAGGCGGCTTCGATACCCATGCGCAGTTTTTCTGCGGCCATGGCGTTGGCCGACATCACCAGCGTGGCAGCAGCTGCCAGGAGAAACTTCTTGTAAGTGTGCATGTATTGCTCCGTTAACGGTGGCTGGACATGAATTGCTTGCAACGCGCCGAGGTCGGGTTCTCGAACACCTGCTGCGGCGATCCCTGCTCTTCGACCAGGCCCTGGTGCAGGAAGACGACTTCACTGGACACATGCCGGGCAAAGCTCATCTCGTGCGTGACCAGCAGCATGGTACGGCCTTCTTCGGCCAATGCGCGGATAACGTTTAGCACTTCCTGGACCATTTCCGGGTCGAGCGCCGAAGTCGGCTCGTCGAACAGGATGACCTTGGGCTTCATGGCCAGGGTACGGGCAATGGCGGCACGCTGTTGCTGGCCACCGGAAAGCTGGGCGGGGTAGCTGTGGCGCTTGTCGTAGATGCCGACCTTGTTCAGCAGCGCTTCGCCGGCTTCGATGGCTTCGGCCTTGCTCTGCCCAAGTACGCGGCGTGGCGCCTCGATGATGTTGTCGAGGATCGACATGTGCGGCCACAGGTTGAAGTTCTGGAAGACGAAGCCGATTTCGCTGCGCAGGCGGTTGATCTGGCGGTTGTCGGCGGCGACCAGGTCGCCGTTCTTGGCGGCCTTGAGCTTGAGCGCTTCACCGGCGACGAGGATTTCGCCCTGGTGCGGGTTCTCGAGCAGGTTGATGCAGCGCAGCAGGGTGGACTTGCCGGAGCCGGACGACCCCAGGATGGAGATCACGTCACCGTCGCGTGCGGTCAGCGAAATGCCCTTGAGAATTTCCTGCTCGCCGTAGCGTTTGTGCAGGTTGCGGATTTCCAGCGCGGGCGTGGCCTGAGCCATGTGCGGTCCTCATTGTGTTCGGGTGCGTTCCCAGCTGTTGGCGGCCTTCCTGGCGAGCGCCAAGCTAGCATAGCGGTATCGCGGCGGCCAACAGGGGCGCCAGGTGCTCGGGGCGCTGGTGGGGCAGTTTGTCGCATCGCTGCAGCGCAACGTCGCGCCGATGTCCGCGAAGGTCTCGCCCAGCACCAGAGCCTTGATGAAAAAAGGCGCGATGGTGCCAGCTTTGGCCGGCTCATGGAAGCGGTTTCAGACCATTCGCGAGTAGATCCGGACTGACAAGGTAGCAGATCCCATGAAAACGGGTTCACCGGCAGAGGCCTTTGACGCAGTATGCGGTTGTACCCATGGGTTGCACTTTTGTGCGTTGCATCGGTGCAAAGGTGTTACCGAGGAGCACCTTTGGTGCGTTTGTAAGTGGGTATTTCAGTAATCCGCTGATTTGATGCCCTTTCGGTCAGCTCTTGGCCGAAAGCCCTCCGAACCGCGTCCTGAAAGGCCTGCCGGGCTTTCTGACGAATGCGTTCCGTAGATGGCGCGCTTATTGCCAGCAGGAACTCGCCGATTGCAGCGACGCCCAGGTCAACCCTTGGCGCGCTTTGTAACCGCAGTCGGGTGGTCCACTCCTTACAAAGGTAGTTTTATGAGCGGTAACAATTCCAATGACCTCGCTCAGGGGCTCAAACAACGGCATGTGACCATGCTGTCTATCGCTGGCGTCATCGGTGCCGGCCTTTTCGTTGGCTCCGGCCACGCCATCGCCGCTGCCGGCCCTGCCGTGCTGCTGGCTTACGCTGCCGCCGGTACGCTGGTCGTACTGGTCATGCGCATGTTGGGTGAAATGGCGGTCGCCTCGCCTGATACTGGTTCGTTCTCTACTTATGCCGACCGCGCCATCGGGCGCTGGGCCGGTTTCACCATCGGCTGGCTGTACTGGTGGTTCTGGGTGCTGGTGATTCCGCTGGAAGCCAACGCCGCCGCAGCCATCCTGCATGCCTGGTTCCCTGCGGTCGACCTGTGGGCGTTCTCCCTGGTGATTACCCTGGCGCTGACCCTGACCAACCTGTGCAGCGTGAAGAACTATGGCGAGTTCGAGTTCTGGTTCGCCCTGCTCAAGGTCCTGGCAATCATCGGCTTCATCGCCGTCGGCTGTGCTGCCTTGTTCGGCTTCGTGCCGAGCAGCCAGGTCAGCGGTGCCAGCCACCTGTTCGACACCCAGGGCTTCATGCCCAACGGCCTGGGCGCGGTGCTGGCAGCCATGCTGACCACCATGTTCTCGTTCATGGGTACCGAAATCGTCACCATCGCCGCGGCCGAGTCGAAGGACCCGGGCAAGCAGATCAGCCGTGCCACCAACTCGGTCATCTGGCGTATCTGCCTGTTCTACCTGGTGTCGATTTTCCTGGTTGTGGCCCTGGTACCGTGGAACGACCCGGCGCTGGCCGAGACCGGTTCCTACCAGACCGTGCTGAGCCGCATCGGCGTGCCGAACGCCAAGCTGATCGTCGACATCGTCGTACTGATCGCGGTAACCAGCTGCCTGAACTCGGCGCTGTACACCTCGTCGCGCATGCTGTTCTCGCTGAGCAAGCGCGGTGACGCCCCGGCCATCGCCCAGCGCACCACCAAGTCGGCGACCCCGCACGTGGCGGTACTGCTGTCCACCGCAGCGGCGTTCCTCTGCGTGTTCGCCAACTTCGTGGCCCCGGCCCAGGTGTTCGAGTTCCTGCTGGCCAGCTCCGGTGCCATTGCACTGCTGGTGTACCTGGTGATTGCCGTGTCGCAGCTGCGCATGCGTGCCCAGCGTGAGGCCCGTGGCGAGAAGATCACCTTCAAGATGTGGCTGTTCCCGGGCCTGACCTGGGCGACCATCGCCTTCATCATTGCCATCCTGGTGGTTATGGCGCTGCGTGAAGACCACCGTGCCGAAATCATCGCGACCGCGTTGCTGAGCATTGGTGTGGTGGCGGCGGGCTTGCTGGTACACCGCAAGCGTGAAGCTGCCGGGCGGGTGGCGCTGGATAACTGATCCGCGCTGGCTGCAATGAAAAGGCCGCGTCCTGTGTAGGGCGCGGCCTTTTTTGTTGTCTGTATCGGCCTCTTCGCGGGTAAACCCGCTCCCACAGGTACACCACATATCTCAATTGCTGATATCCCCGTGGGAGCGGGTTTACCCGCGAATGGGCCGGTGCAGGTCACATGGCCCTGTCAGCCAAACTGCTTCTGCTGCTGTTGCTGCTTGGCAACCAGCTCCGAGGCTGCCACATAGGCTGCCTGGAATTCGTCGCTTTCCAGCCAGGCCATGGTGGCCTCTTCGTCTGCGCCGTCCAGCCATTTACGGTAGGCATTGAACACCAGCACGATGTAGTCGGTGGCGTGTTCTTCCTTGTGCCCCTTGAGCACCAGGCCCAGCAGTGGGTCTACCAGGAACACCGAGATCATCGGCACCAGGCCGCCTTCCTGGGCGTCCTTCATCTTCTTGAACAGCGCGTCGTAGCTGCCCGACTCCATGGCTTTCTTGTACACCTGCTCGACGCTGGCGCTGTCACCGGCGCTGGCCTTTACCGCCTGGCCACTGCGTACCATGCGGTTCTGCTTGGCCTTGCTGGCGGCGCGTTTGGCGCGTTTCTGTTGCTTGGTAGGGGTGGCCATGGGGAGTCCTGTCATCTGAAATTGCGCATATTGAAGCGCAATTGCCCGCTAAACCCAAGCAGCACGCCGGCGCAACGTAGCTCGGTGAGGTGTGTGTGGGATAAACATCCAGATTATGCGGGGCGTGAACCCTGCGTAATTTCTCTCCCGCTGCCGTGCCTGTTGGCTGGCAGCGTGTCGCCAGGCCAATTCGGCATCCGCACAACGCGCACGTTTGCGCTGGAGGAGAGCACCATGAAGCACTTTTATCTTGTCACCCTGTACGGCTACACGGACGATGGTAGCGTCTACTACCCAGCCGGTTTCGCCAGTTGCAACGAGCAGAGGATTACCAAGGCTGACGTCATGGCAATCATCGAAAAAAGCAAGGAACACGGCGGCGAGTTTCAGCTACACAGCATCTCTTACATGGGGCACATGACCGAAGACACATTCGAGAATGTTCGTTCCATGTCGGACGAATAAGGTTCGACCCGCAGCCTGTCTTCAGGCTGCGGGTGTCTGTCGGTCGCTGTCCAGTCTTCAGGTTGCCGACCGTGGCGCCTCATCTTCTTCGAAGCCGCGTGAAGCTCGGCCTACCAGCAGAGGGTCGGGTGCATATGCCACCTGGGGGTCTTTGCCTGGATAGTCCAGTGAATGCAGGAAGTGCCGGATGCAGTTGATCCGCGCCCGCTTCTTGTCATCGGACTTGATCACCGTCCACGGCGCGTCGGCGGTATCGGTATGGAAGAACATCGCCTCCTTGGCCGAGGTGTAGTCCTCCCACTTGTCCAGCGACTTGATGTCGATGGGTGACAGCTTCCAGTGCTTGAGTGGGTCGTCCCGGCGCGAGATGAAGCGGCGCAGTTGCTCTTCGCGGTTCACCGAGAACCAGTACTTGAACAGCAGGATGCCACTGTTGCACAGCATGCGCTCCAGCTCCGGCGCCTGGCGCATGAATTCCAGGTACTGCAGCGGCGTGCAGAAATCCATCACTTTCTCGACCCCGGTGCGGTTGTACCAGGAGCGGTCAAAGAACACCATTTCACCCGCGGTAGGCAGGTGCTGGATGTAGCGCTGGAAGTACCACTGGCCTTTTTCCTGCTCGGAAGGCTTCTCCAGGGCGACGATGCGCGCACCGCGCGGGTTGAGGTGCTCCATGAAACGCTTGATGGTACCGCCCTTGCCGGCTGCATCGCGCCCTTCGAACAGGATCACCACGCGCTGGCCGGTTACCTTCACCCAGCTTTGCACCTTCAGCAATTCGATCTGCAGCGCGTGCTTGGCCTTTTCATACTCCTGGCGCCGTAGCCGGGTGCGGTAGGGGTAGCTTTCCGGCAGGCGGGCTGAAGTGCTGTCTTCATTGCTGCCTTTGGGGGCCGTGGCCACTTCCAGGGCTGCGGGTTGCTGGCTGACACGGGTGATGCTCGGCTCCGGCTTGCGCTGGCGTGTGCGGCGGCTGCGGGCTGGGGCGGCAGCGGGTTCGCTGGGGGCGGGGAGCAGGAGGGGATTCTTCGCTCATGGAGGTCCTTGCAAATCGATTCGAAAGTCCATCATCGATTATGAAGGTGGGCGAAAATGGCTGTTTGATGCTGATCAATGCAGAAAATACAGACAACAAAAAACCCGCACTAGGCGGGTTTCTTGTTGTCGCTTCGGGTAACTTTGCAACCACCAGAAGCTGAAGGTGGTGCCCAGAGACGGAGTCGAACCGCCGACACGAGGATTTTCAATCCTCTGCTCTACCGACTGAGCTATCTGGGCGACGAGGTGAATTAAATAGACTTTCAGACCGCTCGTCAACGACTTTTTGAAAAAATTTTAAATTAATTCCGTCGCTTACGTTCCGTGGGGTCATTCCGAGGGTGGTACGTAGCCTTCCGCCTGGGCGTACTCTTCGCCGGCGAAAAACTTGTCCATCTCGCCCTGCAGGAATTTGCGATCCTCGGCGTTCATCATGTTCAGGCGCTTTTCGTTGATCAGCATGGTCTGGTGTTTCTGCCAGTCGGCCCAGGCCTTCTGCGAGATGTGTTCGAAGATGTCCTGGCCCTTGGCGCCGGGGTAAGGCGGGCGCTCCAGGCCTGGCAGTTCTTCTTTGTACTTGCGGCACATCACGGTGCGGGTCATCGGGCGTCTCCTGCGATCAGTTCGTCGGCCGCGCGTTTGAGCAGTTTTTTCACCGGGGCGGCAAGGCCCAGGCGCGGCGGGGTGGCGAGGTTATACCAGAGCCAGTCGGCCTCGGCCACGTGCTGGCCGACCGGGTCGACGCGCACCAGCCAGGGCTCGATCGCCAGCTGGAAGTGGCTGAAGGTATGGGTCAGGCCGTCCATGGCGCGGCTTTCGGCCAGGCGCAGGCCGTGCTGGTAGGCGAGGTCATCGAGCTGGGCGATGTCGTCCAGTTCCGGCAGGCTCCACAAGCCACCCCACAGCCCGCTGGACGGGCGGCGGTAAAGCAGGATGGCGCCATCGTGGTTGGCCAGCAGCGGCATCAGCGTGCGCCGTTGAGGCAGCGCCTTGCGCGGCTTGGGTTCCGGGTAGCGGGTTTCTTCGCCGTGCAGGTGCGCTTCGCAGCCGCGCCGCAGCGGGCAGATCAGGCAACTGGGCTTGCTGCGGGTGCACAGCGTGGCGCCCATGTCCATCATCGCTTGGGTATAGTGGTTGGCACGCTGCTGCGGGGTAAAGCGCTCGGCTGTTGCCCACAGCTGGTTGGCTACCTTGGGCTCGCCAGGGTAGCCGGCCTGGGCGGTGTAGCGGGCCAGCACGCGTTTCACGTTGCCGTCGAGGATCGGTGCGCGGATGCCCATGCTGATGCTGGCGATGGCGCCTGCGGTAGAGCGGCCGATGCCAGGCAGCTCGGTGAGCTGCTCGACACTGCGCGGGAATTCGCCACCATGCTGTTCGACCACGATCTTCGCTGCCTTCTGCAGGTTGCGCGCCCGGGTGTAGTAGCCCAGGCCGGTCCACAGGTGCAGCACCTCGTCCTCCGGCGCCTCGGCCAGGGCCTGCACGGTCGGCAGGGCCTGCATGAAGCGGTCGAAGTAATTCAGCACAGTGCTGACCTGGGTCTGCTGCAGCATGATTTCCGACACCCACACCCGGTACGGGGTGATGCCCTGCTGCCAGGGCAGGTCGTGCCGGCCGTGCTCGTCATACCAATCCAGCACAGCGCTGGAGAACTGCTCTGGGGTCATCGCTTGAACAGCCCCTTGAGCGCGTCTTTCAATTCCGGGCTCACTTTGTCTCCGAGTTTTTCATCGAGCTTTTCCTGCAGGCGGTTGCCGGCCAACTTGGCGGCGACCTTGCCCATGCCGTCCTGGTCCAGGCGGCAGGCCTTGGCGCCCAGCTCCAGCGGGCCACGGCAACGCAGTGGCACTTCCACGCCAACATAGCGTTCGTTGACCTGGCAGGCCGGGTCGGGCATGGCGCGCTGGTCGCCTTCGACTATCACGCCGACCTTGTAGTCCATGCCCAGCACGCGCAGGTCGAGGTCACCCTGGCCGTTCACGGTAAGGCCTGGGATGCGTGCCTTGAGGTCCGGGTTGCTGGCGACCCCGTTGCGTACCACCAGGCTGCCGCGCAGTTCCTGGAAGGGGGTGTCCTTGCCGCGAGGCTCACCGCTCAGCGATTTTCGGTTGAGCGTGGCGATGGCCTGGCACAGTTGCTGTTCCAGGTTGGCATTGACCAGCACGCCGTCGTTGATGACGAAACTGGCGTTGCCGTTGAGGGTATCCACCAACGCTTTCTGGCTGTTGCCGGT harbors:
- a CDS encoding ABC transporter permease encodes the protein MNWEVIIKWLPRLAQGATLTLELVAIAVVAGLILAIPLGIARSSRHWYVRAVPFSYIFFFRGTPLLVQLFLVYYGLAQFDVVRSSSLWPYLRDPFWCTVLTMTLHTAAYIAEILRGALQSIPKSEIEAARALGMSRGKTLFYIMLPRAARIGLPAYSNEVILMLKASALASTVTLLELTGMARTIIARTYLPVEIFFAAGVFYLVISFVLVQGFKLLERWLRVDACQGR
- a CDS encoding ABC transporter permease is translated as MNIDLHGFGPAMMAGTLMTVKLALCALLLGLVLGLLGALAKTSSVKPLQWLGGFYSTLVRGVPELLWVLLIYFGTVGLMNALGEALNMPGLELSAFAAGVIALGLCFGAYATEVFRGAILAIPKGHREAGLALGLSKGRILSRIILPQMWRIALPGLGNLFMILMKDTALVSVIGLEEIMRHAQIGVTVTKEPFTFYMVAACIYLSLTIIAMTGMHFMEKRAARGFARAV
- a CDS encoding ABC transporter substrate-binding protein, with protein sequence MHTYKKFLLAAAATLVMSANAMAAEKLRMGIEAAYPPFNNKDASGNVVGFDKDIGDALCAKMKVECSVVTSDWDGIIPALNAKKFDFLVSSLSITDERKQAVDFTDPYYSNKLQFIAPKNVDFKTDKASLKGKVIGTQRATLAGTWLEDNYGDDVEIKLYDTQENAYLDLVSGRIDGILADKYVQYEWLKSKDGMNFEFKGEPVMDSDKIGIAVRKGDTKLRDDLNKALAEIKADGTYKKINDKYFPFSIE
- a CDS encoding ABC transporter ATP-binding protein — its product is MAQATPALEIRNLHKRYGEQEILKGISLTARDGDVISILGSSGSGKSTLLRCINLLENPHQGEILVAGEALKLKAAKNGDLVAADNRQINRLRSEIGFVFQNFNLWPHMSILDNIIEAPRRVLGQSKAEAIEAGEALLNKVGIYDKRHSYPAQLSGGQQQRAAIARTLAMKPKVILFDEPTSALDPEMVQEVLNVIRALAEEGRTMLLVTHEMSFARHVSSEVVFLHQGLVEEQGSPQQVFENPTSARCKQFMSSHR
- the gabP gene encoding GABA permease; its protein translation is MSGNNSNDLAQGLKQRHVTMLSIAGVIGAGLFVGSGHAIAAAGPAVLLAYAAAGTLVVLVMRMLGEMAVASPDTGSFSTYADRAIGRWAGFTIGWLYWWFWVLVIPLEANAAAAILHAWFPAVDLWAFSLVITLALTLTNLCSVKNYGEFEFWFALLKVLAIIGFIAVGCAALFGFVPSSQVSGASHLFDTQGFMPNGLGAVLAAMLTTMFSFMGTEIVTIAAAESKDPGKQISRATNSVIWRICLFYLVSIFLVVALVPWNDPALAETGSYQTVLSRIGVPNAKLIVDIVVLIAVTSCLNSALYTSSRMLFSLSKRGDAPAIAQRTTKSATPHVAVLLSTAAAFLCVFANFVAPAQVFEFLLASSGAIALLVYLVIAVSQLRMRAQREARGEKITFKMWLFPGLTWATIAFIIAILVVMALREDHRAEIIATALLSIGVVAAGLLVHRKREAAGRVALDN
- the ppk2 gene encoding polyphosphate kinase 2, with product MTRVSQQPAALEVATAPKGSNEDSTSARLPESYPYRTRLRRQEYEKAKHALQIELLKVQSWVKVTGQRVVILFEGRDAAGKGGTIKRFMEHLNPRGARIVALEKPSEQEKGQWYFQRYIQHLPTAGEMVFFDRSWYNRTGVEKVMDFCTPLQYLEFMRQAPELERMLCNSGILLFKYWFSVNREEQLRRFISRRDDPLKHWKLSPIDIKSLDKWEDYTSAKEAMFFHTDTADAPWTVIKSDDKKRARINCIRHFLHSLDYPGKDPQVAYAPDPLLVGRASRGFEEDEAPRSAT
- a CDS encoding oxidative damage protection protein produces the protein MTRTVMCRKYKEELPGLERPPYPGAKGQDIFEHISQKAWADWQKHQTMLINEKRLNMMNAEDRKFLQGEMDKFFAGEEYAQAEGYVPPSE
- the mutY gene encoding A/G-specific adenine glycosylase codes for the protein MTPEQFSSAVLDWYDEHGRHDLPWQQGITPYRVWVSEIMLQQTQVSTVLNYFDRFMQALPTVQALAEAPEDEVLHLWTGLGYYTRARNLQKAAKIVVEQHGGEFPRSVEQLTELPGIGRSTAGAIASISMGIRAPILDGNVKRVLARYTAQAGYPGEPKVANQLWATAERFTPQQRANHYTQAMMDMGATLCTRSKPSCLICPLRRGCEAHLHGEETRYPEPKPRKALPQRRTLMPLLANHDGAILLYRRPSSGLWGGLWSLPELDDIAQLDDLAYQHGLRLAESRAMDGLTHTFSHFQLAIEPWLVRVDPVGQHVAEADWLWYNLATPPRLGLAAPVKKLLKRAADELIAGDAR